From one Luteipulveratus mongoliensis genomic stretch:
- a CDS encoding VOC family protein → MQIRVTTIVLDAADLFAESAFWSQLLGGTVHAEDGWHTIRVDGSPRIAIQGVPDHTPPDWPDGSPQQIHLDLDVDDIRAAHPQAVALGAQVLSPAAGPDLDASVGFQVYADPAGHPFCLCWGQP, encoded by the coding sequence ATGCAGATCAGAGTCACCACGATCGTGCTCGATGCCGCGGATCTCTTTGCGGAGAGCGCCTTCTGGTCACAGCTCCTCGGTGGGACGGTTCACGCGGAGGACGGCTGGCACACCATCAGAGTCGACGGCTCACCACGCATCGCCATCCAGGGCGTGCCGGACCACACACCTCCGGACTGGCCCGACGGCTCGCCTCAGCAGATCCATCTGGACCTCGACGTCGACGACATCCGAGCAGCCCATCCGCAGGCCGTCGCGCTGGGCGCCCAGGTGCTGAGCCCGGCAGCCGGTCCGGATCTCGACGCATCTGTCGGGTTCCAGGTGTACGCCGATCCAGCCGGCCATCCGTTCTGTCTCTGCTGGGGCCAGCCCTGA
- a CDS encoding ABC-F family ATP-binding cassette domain-containing protein encodes MSIARTTSGPSSATSLVIRDITKSYDTRVILDGIDLTVHPGQRVGLVGENGAGKSTLIRIVTGREPADGGEVVTPDDLGYLAQDSGLDLSATVGQVLKEALAPLHDAVRRLEVLAADLTDPAVAQEYDDVLSWATMHDAWDADRRAAIAAQRLGLEKIEPDRIVSELSGGQRTRLALAALLTRQPECVVLDEPTNHLDDDALDFLESQLIQLPGIVLVASHDRVFLDRACTAVVDLDPAHLGTDGDGGRRFTGNYTAYLGHKRASRRRWEEAFLEQQEELNLLRAKTKTTNLDIAHNRGPRDNDKFIYKFKGANVQTAVRHRIRDAEQKIALIERELIPKPPAPLEFSGSFEAKQAGSVSVRDLVVRDRVSIPRLDVGPSEHLLITGPNGCGKSTLLAVLAGRIAADAGSINVQARRVGFLEQDVVFAEPRRTPREEYDAAAGPLVPLGDLGLLHPRDLGRPIGDLSEGQQRRLTVALIIARQPDLLLLDEVTNHLSLSLVEELESALVTTPATVIVASHDRWLRRRWVGTTLPLAAAVPR; translated from the coding sequence ATGTCTATCGCCCGCACCACCTCAGGCCCCTCGTCGGCCACGTCGCTCGTCATCCGCGACATCACCAAGTCGTACGACACCCGCGTCATCCTCGACGGCATCGACCTGACCGTTCACCCCGGTCAGCGGGTCGGTCTCGTCGGCGAGAACGGAGCCGGCAAGTCGACACTCATCCGCATCGTCACCGGCCGCGAGCCGGCTGACGGTGGTGAGGTCGTCACGCCGGACGACCTCGGCTACCTCGCGCAGGACAGCGGTCTCGACCTCTCCGCCACGGTGGGTCAGGTTCTCAAGGAGGCGCTCGCTCCCCTGCACGATGCCGTACGACGCCTGGAGGTCCTGGCCGCGGATCTCACCGATCCGGCGGTCGCCCAGGAGTACGACGACGTCCTCTCGTGGGCGACCATGCACGACGCGTGGGATGCCGACCGGCGCGCAGCGATCGCTGCTCAGCGACTCGGCCTGGAGAAGATCGAGCCCGATCGCATCGTCAGCGAGCTCTCCGGAGGCCAGCGGACGCGTCTCGCGCTCGCCGCGCTGCTGACCCGGCAGCCGGAGTGCGTGGTCCTGGACGAGCCGACCAACCACCTGGACGACGATGCGCTGGACTTCCTTGAGTCCCAGCTGATTCAGCTGCCCGGCATCGTCCTGGTCGCGAGCCACGACCGCGTCTTCCTCGACCGTGCGTGCACGGCTGTGGTCGACCTGGACCCGGCTCATCTCGGCACCGATGGCGACGGCGGCCGACGGTTCACCGGCAACTACACGGCGTACCTCGGTCACAAGCGCGCGTCACGGCGTCGATGGGAGGAGGCGTTCCTGGAGCAGCAGGAGGAGCTCAACCTGCTGCGCGCGAAGACCAAGACCACCAACCTCGACATCGCGCACAACCGGGGGCCGCGCGACAACGACAAGTTCATCTACAAGTTCAAGGGCGCCAACGTGCAGACAGCCGTTCGGCACCGTATCCGTGATGCCGAGCAGAAGATCGCTCTCATCGAGCGGGAGCTCATCCCGAAACCGCCTGCGCCGCTTGAGTTCTCGGGCTCGTTCGAGGCCAAGCAGGCGGGCAGCGTGAGCGTACGTGACCTGGTCGTCCGCGACCGTGTCTCGATCCCGCGGTTGGACGTCGGACCGTCCGAGCACCTGCTCATCACCGGTCCGAACGGCTGCGGCAAGTCGACGCTGCTCGCGGTGCTCGCGGGTCGGATCGCAGCCGACGCGGGGAGCATCAATGTGCAGGCACGACGTGTCGGCTTCCTGGAGCAGGACGTCGTCTTCGCCGAGCCGCGGCGGACACCACGTGAGGAGTACGACGCCGCCGCCGGGCCGCTCGTACCTCTCGGCGACCTGGGGTTGCTGCACCCGCGGGACCTCGGTCGCCCGATCGGCGACCTCAGCGAGGGGCAGCAGCGACGACTCACGGTGGCGCTGATCATCGCCCGGCAGCCGGATCTCCTGCTGCTGGACGAGGTGACCAACCACCTGTCGCTGTCTCTGGTCGAGGAGCTGGAGAGTGCGCTGGTCACCACGCCGGCCACGGTGATCGTGGCCAGCCACGACCGGTGGCTGCGCCGCCGCTGGGTCGGCACCACCCTCCCCTTGGCCGCTGCCGTGCCAAGGTGA
- a CDS encoding cytochrome P450 → MKSPISREELRLARSFATELYVAKARRQYDARIRKHPVARVGLAPWHDNPYPLYDEVRARGAITQGMQRGYWVSATHDVCKQALKSRAFGTIARDQPGRSSGEVDLSLLEMNPPDHTRLRRVAAPAFTPRRMAAYEGSIEKMVRGMVDDAERQGTFDLQHTLSAPLPITVISDLLGVPDADADLFTRYGTALGSALDGIKGMLHARRAFAAKTALEEMFTRLLAERERDPRDDMLSILAAEKGDTVHPEEMLPLCQLLLVAGFETTVNLIGNAIHQLMLHPDQWRLLTADPSLAPQVVEETLRYDPPIQLTSRVVMQDTAVRDHEFRAGEWIVTILGGANRDPEMFEDPNRFDITRTDNSDHLAFSSGVHYCIGAPLARLEAEVAIRVLAERLPSLRLVGKVPMRRTTVIRGVRELPLAV, encoded by the coding sequence ATGAAGTCACCGATCAGCAGGGAGGAGCTCCGGCTGGCGCGCAGCTTTGCCACCGAGCTCTACGTCGCGAAGGCGCGTCGCCAGTACGACGCGCGCATCCGCAAGCATCCCGTCGCCCGCGTCGGCCTCGCACCCTGGCACGACAACCCGTACCCGCTGTACGACGAGGTGCGCGCCCGAGGCGCGATCACCCAGGGCATGCAGCGCGGCTACTGGGTGAGCGCGACGCACGATGTGTGCAAGCAGGCCCTGAAGAGCCGCGCGTTCGGCACCATCGCTCGCGACCAGCCCGGGCGCTCGTCGGGCGAGGTCGACCTGTCCCTCCTGGAGATGAACCCGCCCGACCACACCCGGCTGCGTCGCGTCGCGGCGCCGGCGTTCACGCCCAGGCGGATGGCGGCGTACGAAGGCAGCATCGAGAAGATGGTGCGCGGGATGGTCGACGACGCCGAGCGCCAGGGCACGTTCGACCTGCAGCACACCCTCTCCGCACCGCTCCCGATCACCGTCATCAGCGACCTGCTCGGCGTCCCGGACGCTGATGCCGACCTCTTCACCCGCTACGGCACCGCACTCGGCTCGGCCCTCGACGGGATCAAGGGGATGCTGCACGCGCGGCGAGCCTTCGCCGCCAAGACGGCGCTGGAGGAGATGTTCACGAGGCTGCTCGCCGAGCGTGAGCGGGATCCGCGCGACGACATGCTCAGCATCCTGGCGGCCGAGAAGGGCGACACCGTCCACCCCGAGGAGATGCTGCCGCTGTGCCAGCTGCTCCTCGTCGCCGGCTTCGAGACCACGGTCAACCTGATCGGCAACGCGATCCATCAGCTGATGCTGCATCCGGACCAGTGGCGGCTGCTGACGGCCGATCCGTCCCTCGCACCCCAGGTCGTCGAGGAGACGCTGCGTTACGACCCACCGATCCAGCTCACCTCGCGAGTTGTCATGCAGGACACCGCTGTTCGCGATCACGAGTTCCGGGCGGGCGAGTGGATCGTCACCATCCTGGGCGGCGCCAACCGCGATCCCGAGATGTTCGAGGACCCCAACCGCTTCGACATCACTCGCACAGACAACTCCGACCACCTGGCGTTCTCGAGCGGTGTCCACTACTGCATCGGCGCACCTCTCGCGCGGCTCGAGGCGGAGGTCGCGATCCGGGTGCTGGCCGAGCGGCTGCCGAGCCTGCGGCTCGTCGGCAAGGTGCCGATGCGTCGTACGACTGTCATCCGTGGCGTACGGGAGCTGCCCCTCGCCGTGTAG
- a CDS encoding GNAT family N-acetyltransferase — MTEIVGELTGGVRVARARAEQVPAIVGLLADDHLGSGRERSGDDPAYASAFARIDADPNQLLAVVLDGDDVVGTLQLSFIPGLSRGGVLRAQIESVRVAASQRGSGLGTRLFEWAIDYSRERGAGLVQLTTDKSRPEAKAFYERLGFTASHDGMKLAL; from the coding sequence GTGACAGAGATCGTGGGCGAGCTGACTGGTGGAGTTCGAGTGGCGCGGGCACGCGCGGAGCAGGTGCCGGCGATCGTCGGGCTCCTGGCCGACGACCACCTCGGCAGTGGCCGCGAGCGATCAGGCGACGATCCGGCGTACGCCTCGGCCTTTGCCCGTATCGACGCCGACCCCAACCAGCTCCTGGCTGTGGTCCTCGACGGCGACGACGTCGTCGGCACACTGCAGCTGAGCTTCATCCCCGGCCTGTCCCGCGGCGGCGTCCTGCGCGCGCAGATCGAGTCCGTACGCGTCGCGGCCTCCCAGCGCGGATCCGGTTTGGGCACAAGGCTTTTCGAGTGGGCGATCGACTACAGCCGCGAGCGGGGGGCCGGCCTCGTACAGCTCACGACGGACAAGTCACGCCCGGAGGCGAAGGCGTTCTACGAGCGGCTGGGGTTCACCGCGAGCCACGACGGTATGAAGCTCGCGCTCTGA
- a CDS encoding GNAT family N-acetyltransferase translates to MGAACGPADGTMVAMVTVADCERVQSSWFRARAATLGGEVWTDDEVLWTDGPDGMNLMFPRALTAAGVRRGVDRARDLGRDIVGVWLSLEVDPAPLAEAGFERGWSPWWMTADLADVPVTRDPRVGLEQDSSDYEGEFASYREQLALTRQRPARAWYAAAHTPGHFAGRAWSYRDGDLAGVFDMEVWPEFQRTGLGTALLATVCAAAREAGAEHAVLNATPDGERLYRTCGFRRIGEGITWWHHLGNG, encoded by the coding sequence GTGGGCGCCGCGTGTGGTCCGGCGGACGGCACGATGGTGGCCATGGTGACGGTGGCCGATTGCGAGCGAGTGCAGTCCAGCTGGTTCCGGGCTCGGGCAGCCACCTTGGGCGGCGAGGTCTGGACCGACGACGAGGTGTTGTGGACCGACGGTCCTGACGGGATGAACCTGATGTTTCCGCGCGCTCTGACCGCGGCGGGCGTCCGTCGGGGTGTCGATCGCGCACGTGACCTGGGCCGCGACATCGTCGGGGTCTGGCTCAGTCTCGAGGTCGATCCGGCTCCGTTGGCCGAGGCCGGGTTCGAACGTGGCTGGTCGCCGTGGTGGATGACTGCTGACCTTGCCGACGTCCCGGTGACGCGCGACCCGAGGGTCGGTCTCGAGCAGGACAGCTCGGACTACGAGGGCGAGTTCGCCTCGTACCGCGAGCAGTTGGCGCTCACTCGTCAGCGGCCGGCTCGTGCCTGGTACGCCGCCGCGCACACTCCGGGCCACTTCGCCGGACGAGCCTGGTCGTACCGGGACGGCGATCTTGCGGGCGTCTTCGACATGGAGGTCTGGCCCGAGTTCCAGCGCACCGGGCTCGGCACCGCACTTCTCGCGACGGTCTGCGCCGCTGCCCGGGAGGCGGGCGCCGAGCACGCCGTGCTCAACGCGACCCCTGACGGCGAGCGGCTTTACCGGACCTGCGGTTTCCGTCGGATCGGTGAGGGCATCACGTGGTGGCACCACCTCGGGAACGGCTGA
- a CDS encoding quinone oxidoreductase family protein, protein MTEQTKSRAMAFDEPGGPESLRLIERDVPQPAAGQVRIRVRAAGVQPYDAAVVDGWAPPGANTRRPVIPGNEFAGLVDALGAGVTGVAVGDEVLGFGQLGCYAEHLVIPSDQITPKPAAMPWEVAGGFTAGAQTAHIALEMLEIGPDEVLLVHGAAGGVGQIAVQLGRLAGARVLGGARPEHHERLRALGVETFDYTEGFVDRLRALAPNGVDAVLDAVGGDILDATVGLAHDRSRVITLVEHGRAAELGIGVTENRRSAERLSALAALQAAGDIDFRVRETFPLEEAPAALKALRAGGGGKVVLTID, encoded by the coding sequence ATGACGGAGCAGACGAAGAGCAGAGCGATGGCGTTCGACGAGCCGGGAGGACCGGAGTCGCTACGGCTGATCGAGCGGGACGTACCTCAGCCGGCGGCCGGCCAGGTGCGGATCCGGGTGCGGGCGGCCGGCGTGCAGCCGTACGACGCCGCCGTGGTCGACGGCTGGGCGCCACCGGGTGCGAACACCAGGCGACCCGTGATCCCCGGCAACGAGTTCGCCGGCCTGGTCGACGCGCTCGGGGCAGGCGTCACCGGAGTTGCCGTCGGTGACGAGGTGCTCGGGTTCGGGCAGCTCGGGTGCTATGCGGAGCATCTGGTGATCCCTTCCGACCAGATCACGCCGAAGCCTGCGGCGATGCCGTGGGAGGTGGCGGGTGGGTTCACCGCGGGTGCGCAGACTGCGCATATTGCGTTGGAGATGCTGGAGATTGGGCCGGACGAGGTGCTGCTCGTGCATGGTGCTGCGGGCGGTGTCGGGCAGATCGCGGTGCAGCTCGGACGGCTCGCAGGGGCCCGTGTCCTCGGTGGTGCACGGCCGGAGCATCACGAACGACTGCGCGCTCTCGGCGTCGAAACCTTTGACTACACAGAGGGATTCGTCGATCGCCTCCGCGCTCTCGCTCCGAACGGAGTGGATGCGGTGCTCGATGCGGTGGGTGGCGACATCCTCGACGCCACCGTGGGGCTCGCCCATGACCGGTCGCGCGTCATCACCCTCGTGGAGCACGGTCGCGCCGCCGAGCTGGGCATCGGCGTGACCGAGAACCGTCGCTCTGCCGAACGGCTCTCGGCGCTTGCGGCCCTCCAGGCGGCGGGCGATATCGACTTCCGGGTGCGCGAGACCTTCCCACTGGAGGAGGCGCCCGCCGCGCTGAAGGCGTTGCGAGCCGGCGGCGGCGGCAAGGTGGTGCTGACGATCGACTGA
- a CDS encoding ABC transporter permease: MFQFVARRVVGWLAMTVAATNVTYVLAGIFLDPRSNYRETRPVPSTERIDQALHPYNLDPRVPLTERWWHWAKDVVLHFDWGRSPSGTSVNTAIGYRVGVSAQLVLLATVLMVFIGVGLGVYTASRQYQWQDRVLQGLSILLYNVPTVVAALALVFGAVRLNEWLGHRVLFVSDSSSPEVSGLLASVVDRLGHLVLPTISLTVLGYVGYHLTQRSLLLDTMNADFVRTARATGLTRQQAVRRHALRASLIPTASSVAFTIPAIFTGAVLTESIFGWHGMGEYFTLTITRNDVHGVTAVAAFGALMTAIGAILADIATVFLDPRVRLR; this comes from the coding sequence GTGTTCCAGTTCGTTGCGAGGCGGGTCGTCGGGTGGTTGGCGATGACGGTCGCGGCCACCAATGTGACCTACGTGCTCGCCGGGATCTTCCTCGATCCACGGTCCAACTACCGCGAGACCCGGCCGGTCCCCAGCACCGAGCGCATCGACCAGGCGCTGCATCCGTACAACCTCGACCCGCGCGTGCCACTGACCGAGCGATGGTGGCACTGGGCCAAGGACGTTGTCCTGCACTTCGACTGGGGACGGTCGCCGAGCGGCACGTCGGTCAACACGGCCATCGGCTACCGCGTCGGAGTCAGCGCTCAGCTGGTGCTGCTGGCCACCGTGCTCATGGTCTTCATCGGGGTGGGCCTCGGCGTCTACACCGCGTCCCGGCAGTACCAGTGGCAGGACCGCGTTCTGCAGGGGCTGTCGATCCTGCTCTACAACGTGCCCACGGTCGTGGCTGCGCTCGCGCTGGTCTTCGGCGCCGTCCGGCTGAATGAGTGGCTGGGGCACCGCGTGCTGTTCGTCTCGGACTCCAGCTCACCTGAGGTGAGCGGTCTGCTGGCGAGCGTGGTCGACAGGCTGGGGCACCTGGTCCTCCCGACCATCTCGCTGACGGTGCTCGGCTACGTCGGCTACCACCTCACGCAGCGCTCGTTGTTGCTGGACACCATGAACGCCGACTTCGTCCGGACCGCACGTGCGACCGGGCTGACCCGGCAGCAGGCCGTACGACGCCACGCCCTGCGTGCGTCCCTCATCCCGACGGCCAGCTCGGTGGCCTTCACGATCCCGGCCATCTTCACCGGCGCCGTACTGACCGAGAGCATCTTCGGGTGGCACGGCATGGGGGAGTACTTCACCCTCACGATCACCCGCAACGACGTGCACGGGGTGACAGCCGTGGCCGCGTTCGGGGCCCTGATGACCGCGATCGGCGCGATCCTCGCCGACATCGCCACGGTCTTCCTCGACCCGAGAGTGCGACTCCGATGA
- a CDS encoding ABC transporter permease, producing the protein MSAAVVESAAASGVPTTRLGRRRLYVRRFARNRSALVGVVIFAALVLFSLLGSWFTDHTYLDNDFLALTQSPSRTHWFGTTQGGNDVYAQVVHGLRRSLVIAVAVSVLTLVIAALVGAGAAYVGGLTERISLGVIHFLLVVPSFLILALISHKVAGDWRVLILVLTAFGWMTTARVIWAQSTSLRDRDFVRAAEFMGVGTARIIVRHIIPNIGSYLIINLTLGIVSTVLSETALSFLGFGIKAPDVSLGTMLADGSSSITTAPWLLAFPAGVLVLLTVSVTLIGDGIRDAADPTSKVGALS; encoded by the coding sequence ATGAGCGCCGCAGTGGTCGAGAGCGCAGCCGCCTCCGGCGTACCGACGACACGGCTCGGCCGGCGTCGGCTCTACGTCCGCCGTTTCGCGCGCAACCGCAGTGCGCTCGTCGGCGTCGTGATCTTTGCCGCGCTCGTGCTGTTCAGTCTGCTCGGCTCGTGGTTCACCGATCACACCTACCTGGACAACGACTTTCTGGCTCTGACTCAGTCGCCGAGCAGGACGCACTGGTTCGGGACGACGCAAGGTGGCAACGATGTGTACGCCCAAGTCGTGCACGGCCTCCGGCGCTCGCTCGTGATCGCGGTGGCAGTGTCCGTGCTGACCCTGGTGATTGCCGCGTTGGTGGGTGCCGGAGCGGCGTACGTCGGTGGCCTGACTGAGCGAATCTCGTTGGGAGTCATCCACTTCCTGCTGGTCGTCCCGTCATTCCTGATCCTCGCGCTGATCTCGCACAAGGTGGCCGGGGACTGGCGTGTGCTGATCCTGGTGCTCACCGCCTTCGGATGGATGACCACGGCGCGAGTGATCTGGGCGCAGTCGACCTCGTTGCGCGATCGCGACTTCGTCCGGGCAGCGGAGTTCATGGGCGTCGGCACGGCCCGCATCATCGTCCGCCACATCATTCCCAACATCGGCTCGTACCTGATCATCAATCTGACCCTCGGAATCGTCTCGACCGTATTGAGCGAAACCGCTTTGTCCTTCTTGGGATTCGGCATCAAGGCTCCCGACGTGTCGCTGGGGACGATGCTTGCCGACGGCTCGAGCAGCATCACCACGGCGCCTTGGTTGCTGGCGTTCCCCGCGGGAGTCCTGGTGCTGCTCACGGTGTCGGTCACGCTGATCGGAGACGGCATCCGTGATGCAGCCGACCCGACCTCGAAGGTGGGTGCGCTCTCGTGA
- a CDS encoding ABC transporter ATP-binding protein, whose protein sequence is MSDRDPVLSVRDLQIRFASEAGPVHAVRGVSFDLYAGQTLSLVGESGSGKSAVASGIIGLLPDAAAVTGEVRLDGQQLVGLPDKQMSALRGSQIGMVFQDPLSALTPIFTVGRQLSDAVRVHQRIGKDAAWRRAVELLDLVGIPDPVRRADSFPHELSGGMRQRVVIALAIANDPAVIVADEPTTALDVTVQAQILDVLGTAQRETGAALLLITHDLGVVAGQADEVAVMYAGRIVEQAPVDDLFARPTMPYTAGLLAALPRIDAPTGSPLSSIDGDPPTLLAEPLGCPFAARCPAAEAACSTAEPPLLPTQDEHLVACARTHEILQGSLNPAALFPAVESDGHAVSDATGSALTVRGLTKTFPIRKGRVVRRAVGSLTAVDQVDLDLARGETLALVGESGSGKTTTLLELLRLAAPEQGSIEVLGHAVDADLDRRTKAELRRSLQIVMQDPTGALDPRLPVFDLLAEPLQAARYSRNAIRERVSTLLDLVGLDQTSADRFPSAFSGGQRQRIGIARALATEPQVVVLDEPVSALDVSVQASILNLLSQLQRRLGLSYLLVAHDLSVVRHIADRVAVMYLGRIVETASTSELFAHPRHPYTRALLSAIPVPDPQRERERERIVLTGEATHQDGAGCPFAGRCPVFLTLGEQDQQRCRSPQSLAGGEAEPDHLVACHVAMRSTSTHDHEHV, encoded by the coding sequence GTGAGTGACCGCGATCCCGTCCTGTCCGTCCGCGACCTGCAGATCCGATTCGCCTCCGAGGCCGGGCCGGTCCATGCCGTACGAGGCGTGAGCTTCGACCTGTACGCCGGACAGACCTTGAGCCTGGTCGGTGAGTCCGGGTCCGGGAAGTCCGCGGTCGCCTCCGGCATCATCGGGCTGCTGCCGGACGCCGCGGCCGTGACGGGCGAGGTTCGTCTCGACGGTCAGCAGCTGGTCGGACTGCCCGATAAGCAGATGTCGGCCTTGCGCGGCAGCCAGATCGGCATGGTCTTCCAGGACCCGCTGTCCGCCCTGACACCGATCTTCACGGTCGGCCGACAGCTGTCCGACGCCGTGCGGGTGCATCAGCGGATCGGCAAGGACGCCGCGTGGCGACGTGCCGTCGAGCTGCTGGACCTGGTCGGCATTCCCGATCCGGTACGTCGAGCGGACTCCTTCCCGCACGAGCTGTCCGGCGGTATGCGGCAGCGCGTGGTCATCGCGCTGGCCATCGCCAACGACCCGGCTGTGATCGTGGCGGATGAGCCGACGACGGCGCTGGATGTCACCGTGCAGGCGCAGATCCTCGATGTGCTCGGCACGGCGCAGCGCGAGACCGGCGCCGCGCTCTTGCTGATCACGCACGACCTCGGCGTCGTCGCGGGTCAGGCCGACGAGGTCGCCGTGATGTACGCCGGTCGCATCGTCGAGCAGGCACCGGTCGATGACCTGTTCGCCCGGCCGACCATGCCCTACACGGCGGGTCTGCTCGCAGCTCTCCCGAGGATCGACGCCCCGACCGGATCGCCGCTGAGCAGTATCGACGGCGACCCGCCCACCCTCCTCGCGGAGCCCCTGGGCTGTCCGTTCGCTGCGCGCTGCCCAGCGGCGGAAGCAGCGTGCAGCACTGCCGAACCGCCTTTGCTACCAACGCAGGACGAGCACCTGGTCGCTTGCGCGCGTACCCACGAGATCCTGCAGGGCAGCCTCAACCCGGCGGCCCTGTTCCCTGCGGTCGAGTCCGACGGCCACGCCGTTTCGGATGCGACGGGGTCCGCGCTGACCGTGCGTGGTCTCACCAAGACCTTCCCGATCCGCAAAGGCCGAGTCGTCCGCCGCGCGGTCGGGTCGCTGACCGCAGTCGATCAGGTGGATCTGGACCTCGCGCGTGGGGAGACGCTGGCCCTGGTCGGTGAGTCCGGCAGCGGCAAGACGACCACCCTGCTGGAGCTGTTGCGGCTGGCTGCTCCAGAGCAGGGCTCCATCGAGGTGCTGGGCCACGCGGTGGACGCCGACCTCGATCGGCGCACCAAGGCAGAGCTGCGTCGCTCGCTGCAGATCGTCATGCAGGACCCGACCGGAGCGCTGGATCCACGGCTCCCAGTCTTCGACCTTCTGGCCGAGCCGTTGCAGGCAGCCCGCTACTCCCGCAACGCGATTCGCGAACGCGTGAGCACTCTGCTGGATCTGGTCGGGCTCGACCAGACCTCGGCCGACCGGTTCCCCAGCGCATTCTCCGGAGGTCAGCGTCAGCGCATCGGCATTGCGCGAGCCCTGGCGACCGAGCCCCAGGTCGTGGTCCTCGACGAGCCGGTGTCGGCGCTGGACGTCTCGGTCCAGGCGAGCATCCTCAACCTGTTGAGTCAGCTGCAGCGACGGCTCGGGCTGTCGTATCTGCTCGTCGCCCACGACCTCTCCGTCGTCCGCCACATCGCTGATCGTGTGGCCGTGATGTATCTCGGGCGCATCGTCGAAACAGCTTCTACGAGTGAGCTTTTCGCCCATCCGCGGCATCCCTACACCCGTGCGCTGCTCTCCGCGATCCCTGTGCCCGACCCACAGCGGGAGCGCGAGCGGGAGCGGATCGTACTGACCGGCGAGGCGACCCACCAAGACGGCGCAGGATGTCCCTTCGCCGGGCGATGTCCGGTCTTCCTGACGCTCGGCGAGCAGGACCAGCAGCGCTGCCGATCGCCTCAGTCGCTAGCCGGCGGCGAGGCAGAGCCCGACCACCTAGTCGCCTGCCACGTCGCGATGCGAAGCACCTCGACCCACGACCACGAACACGTTTGA